A region from the Vicia villosa cultivar HV-30 ecotype Madison, WI linkage group LG3, Vvil1.0, whole genome shotgun sequence genome encodes:
- the LOC131657463 gene encoding uncharacterized protein LOC131657463, with amino-acid sequence MSRAPILIKDLVKGNQVWKMMIRVVDLWVVSEKNGHQHLEMVIQDVKGDKIHVTTWNRDFKDWFEQVKEHETFIVYNGEPVDNEGPLKVCSHPLKLIFNGDVIGVLQDVVRTQMGGVGRKSCVNITLRDVEGNVIEVALWEAYGKQFMNYTTPDNISGPTIIVLTHAWCKPNTVSGLPSLSNAWNGSRLYINLDHPQVAEFKASFGATALSGIPALSQSLTADSTIQSANSFWTNLAEVKTIQSISELGKDSYATTIGTTVGFKASKNGWYFESYAGSSGNTDPDPVIKFKVEVEVVYANHYGTFVFWDKDCIPFTKKSAKELRGIMKEAGEDNPKIWPAHLDVLLNKQFVFRVKYQKQFQQFSIVKILDEDGLYAKFDKYLTPDESMPSDPVLENDATAPILNPNQLTQTSEQSICAEHYSAANLAWSPEASSNSTPAKRVSDSASFNDLIQPEEITPKQSATKAKTGKKIKHLKKE; translated from the exons ATGTCAAGGGCTCCCATCCTCATAAAGGATCTGGTCAAGGGGAACCAAGTCTGGAAAATGATGATTAGGGTTGTGGATCTTTGGGTTGTTAGTGAGAAAAATGGCCACCAACACCTTGAGATGGTCATTCAAGATGTAAAG GGTGATAAGATACACGTGACCACTTGGAACCGAGATTTCAAAGATTGGTTTGAACAAGTCAAGGAGCATGAGACATTTATTGTGTATAATGGAGAGCCCGTTGACAACGAAGGTCCTTTGAAAGTTTGTTCTCACCCACTCAAGCTCATCTTCAACGGAG ATGTTATAGGGGTATTGCAAGACGTAGTTAGGACACAAATGGGCGGCGTTGGTCGAAAATCTTGCGTCAATATTACCTTGCGTGATGTCGAAGGCAATGTTATCGAGGTGGCATTATGGGAGGCTTACGGCAAGCAATTCATGAACTACACTACCCCGGACAACATTTCTGGGCCTACAATTATCGTTCTGACCCATGCCTGGTGCAAGCCAAATACAG TTTCCGGTTTGCCGTCTCTTTCGAACGCGTGGAACGGGTCTAGACTTTACATTAACTTGGATCATCCTCAGGTTGCCGAATTCAAAGCTAG TTTTGGAGCAACTGCTTTATCCGGTATACCTGCGCTTTCCCAATCATTAACCGCCGATTCGACCATTCAATCTGCAAACAGTTTCTGGACTAACTTGGCTGAAGTCAAGACTATCCAATCAATCTCTGAACTAGGAAAG GATTCTTACGCAACCACTATTGGGACTACCGTCGGTTTCAAAGCGTCCAAGAACGGATGGTATTTTGAGTCTTATGCTGGCTCATCTGGAAATACAGATCCTGATCCTGTTATTAA GTTCAAAGTTGAGGTTGAAGTCGTCTATGCTAACCACTATGGAACCTTTGTTTTTTGGGATAAGGATTGTATCCCTTTTACAAAAAAGTCTGCTAAGGAATTAAGAGGGATTATGAAGGAG GCTGGAGAGGACAACCCAAAAATTTGGCCTGCTCATCTAGATGTTTTGTTGAATAAACAATTTGTGTTCCGTGTCAAGTATCAAAAACAGTTCCAACAATTCTCTATCGTGAAAATACTTGACGAGGACGGTCTATACGCCAAGTTTGACAAATACCTCACCCCGGATGAG AGCATGCCAAGTGACCCCGTTCTTGAAAATGATGCCACTGCTCCGATACTCAATCCAAACCAG CTCACACAAACTTCTGAGCAATCAATCTGTGCTGAGCATTACTCGGCTGCTAACCTGGCTTGGAGCCCGGAGGCAAGCTCCAACAGTACTCCAGCCAAGAGGGTATCAGATTCAGCCTCATTTAACGATCTAATCCAGCCCGAAGAGATAACTCCCAAACAATCAGCCACTAAGGCCAAGACTGGAAAGAAGATTAAGCATTTGAAGAAAGAATAA